A window of Campylobacter cuniculorum DSM 23162 = LMG 24588 contains these coding sequences:
- a CDS encoding tetratricopeptide repeat protein: MTFKSLVKKTYRETKNSFFLTRMVCLIVNIYLGKLSNHKKALTILNVLKFLKQNIAYFYLAQLAYIYNNLTQSLSYINIFLKSSPNHADAIYFKCDILSLCEQKNEAFNLLENLLQNSSRIKTWMMFAKLVQDNQDLKRLLNLYKQNIDNYPKFKQKHDEILKAFAKAAINIKDFTLAKKFAKEALFIFMKKGAKAHFISKEAMRLEDAKEALSELRELLEENHIQMFLISGTFLGCIREKNILSHDYDIDVGVYYTDLKKLREIFIESKNFILKSYTYEGGVQIYHINGVYIDVFLHYEENGFVYHNGDFMRWRNTPFELISYDFLGRKYLGPKNYDLYLKENYGLDWKIPKNSTQFNSFLDTPNIEILDENRMIIFLYELLFKTFAIKNEKQILNALKTYGEEGFVKEYLNLKQEQIG; this comes from the coding sequence ATGACTTTTAAGTCTCTTGTGAAAAAAACTTATAGAGAAACAAAGAATTCTTTTTTTTTAACTCGTATGGTTTGTTTGATTGTAAATATTTATTTAGGAAAACTTTCAAATCATAAAAAAGCTCTTACAATCTTAAATGTATTAAAATTTCTAAAGCAAAATATAGCATATTTTTATTTAGCACAATTAGCTTATATCTATAACAATTTAACTCAAAGCCTAAGCTATATTAATATTTTTTTAAAGTCCAGTCCAAATCACGCTGATGCAATCTATTTTAAGTGCGATATTCTTAGTTTATGCGAACAAAAAAATGAAGCTTTTAACCTCCTTGAAAATTTACTCCAAAATTCTTCAAGGATTAAAACTTGGATGATGTTTGCAAAATTAGTCCAAGATAATCAAGATTTGAAAAGATTATTAAATCTTTATAAACAAAATATTGACAATTATCCCAAATTCAAACAAAAACACGATGAAATTTTAAAGGCTTTTGCAAAAGCTGCTATCAATATTAAAGATTTTACCTTAGCAAAAAAATTTGCAAAAGAAGCTTTATTTATCTTCATGAAAAAGGGTGCGAAGGCTCATTTTATTTCAAAGGAAGCTATGCGTTTAGAAGATGCAAAAGAAGCTTTAAGCGAACTTAGGGAGCTTTTAGAAGAAAACCATATTCAAATGTTTTTAATCAGTGGAACCTTTTTAGGTTGCATCAGAGAAAAAAATATACTTTCACATGATTATGATATTGATGTTGGGGTTTATTATACAGACCTTAAAAAACTTAGAGAAATTTTCATTGAAAGTAAAAATTTTATCTTAAAGAGTTATACCTATGAAGGTGGAGTGCAAATATATCATATCAATGGTGTTTATATTGATGTATTTTTGCATTACGAAGAAAATGGCTTTGTTTATCATAATGGAGATTTTATGCGTTGGAGAAATACTCCTTTTGAGCTTATTTCATATGATTTTTTAGGGCGTAAATATTTAGGACCAAAAAATTATGATTTATATTTAAAAGAAAATTACGGGCTCGACTGGAAAATTCCTAAAAATTCTACGCAATTTAATAGTTTTTTAGACACTCCAAACATTGAAATTTTAGATGAAAATAGAATGATTATTTTTCTTTATGAATTACTTTTTAAGACTTTTGCGATAAAAAATGAAAAGCAAATTCTTAATGCCTTAAAGACTTATGGAGAAGAAGGTTTTGTTAAAGAATATTTAAATCTTAAACAGGAGCAAATCGGATGA
- a CDS encoding adenylyltransferase/cytidyltransferase family protein has translation MLLQLNRKRVLTFGTFDLFHFGHLKLLERAAKLGDELFVGISSDKLNFLKKNRFPIMNEYERAHIVASLKFVNSIFLEESLDLKKTYLLRYEADILVMGDDWTGKFDEFKELCEVVYLPRTRDISTSELLQRIKNDF, from the coding sequence GTGTTGTTGCAATTAAATCGTAAAAGAGTCTTAACTTTTGGAACTTTTGATTTGTTTCATTTTGGTCACTTAAAGCTTTTAGAAAGAGCTGCAAAACTAGGAGATGAACTCTTTGTAGGTATATCTTCAGATAAGCTTAATTTTTTAAAAAAAAATCGTTTTCCTATTATGAATGAATACGAAAGAGCACATATTGTAGCTTCTTTAAAATTTGTCAATAGTATATTTTTAGAAGAATCTTTAGATTTAAAAAAAACTTATTTGTTACGTTATGAAGCAGATATTTTAGTAATGGGTGATGATTGGACTGGAAAATTTGATGAATTTAAAGAGCTTTGTGAAGTTGTTTATCTTCCAAGGACTCGTGATATTTCCACAAGTGAGCTTTTGCAGAGGATTAAAAATGACTTTTAA
- a CDS encoding class I SAM-dependent methyltransferase, producing MKQGDFTAVAKHYHNRPAYSSMLLEKLIRCINDEGKSNDKIKVIEVGAGTGKLTKMLAKDFNLNITAVEPNDNMREEGIKYTRDCPNISWKKGSGEKTGIESGIADWVIMASSFHWTDPKQSLPEFARILGGGDCKNGYFTAIYNPRHIVEGTIFDEIEKEIKHIVPELTRVSSGTQNVKKYEDVLISTGDFKDCFFMECDYTELWSKERYIGAWHSVNDIQAQAGEKRWKEILEMIESKISSMQNIEIPYKIRAWTAKKA from the coding sequence ATGAAACAAGGTGATTTTACTGCGGTTGCAAAACACTATCATAATCGTCCTGCGTATTCTTCTATGTTGCTTGAAAAACTCATTCGTTGTATCAATGATGAGGGCAAGAGTAACGATAAAATAAAGGTTATTGAAGTGGGAGCTGGAACGGGAAAGCTGACTAAAATGTTAGCCAAAGATTTTAATCTTAATATCACAGCTGTTGAACCAAATGATAATATGAGAGAAGAAGGCATTAAATACACACGAGATTGTCCAAATATCTCTTGGAAAAAAGGAAGCGGAGAAAAGACAGGCATTGAGAGCGGTATAGCTGATTGGGTGATAATGGCTAGTTCTTTTCATTGGACTGATCCAAAGCAATCCTTGCCGGAATTTGCCCGTATTTTAGGGGGGGGGGATTGCAAAAATGGATATTTCACAGCCATTTACAATCCGCGTCATATCGTAGAGGGGACAATCTTTGATGAGATTGAAAAGGAGATTAAGCATATTGTTCCAGAGCTTACTCGAGTGAGTAGTGGCACACAAAATGTTAAAAAATACGAAGATGTTTTAATCTCCACAGGGGATTTTAAAGACTGCTTTTTTATGGAGTGTGATTATACGGAGCTTTGGAGTAAAGAAAGATACATTGGAGCTTGGCACTCTGTAAATGACATACAAGCACAAGCGGGTGAAAAAAGGTGGAAAGAAATTTTAGAAATGATTGAGTCTAAAATTTCTTCGATGCAAAATATAGAAATACCTTATAAAATAAGGGCTTGGACAGCTAAAAAAGCTTGA
- a CDS encoding DedA family protein translates to MQELVETIIHFADKWGYIGIILLMTLESCFIPFPSEIVMIPAGYLASKDELNLWLCILCGIFGSVLGALINYYICYFWGKDFVLKWGKYFGIDEKKFSKFESFFNKHGEFSTFISRLIPGIRQYISLPAGLVKMKILNFIFFTAAGSGIWVSILVCLGYFIGENEELIKDYLHQILIFILIFVVFASLVYIKMRKILDKD, encoded by the coding sequence ATGCAAGAGCTTGTTGAAACTATTATCCATTTTGCAGATAAATGGGGTTATATAGGCATTATTTTACTTATGACTTTAGAAAGCTGTTTTATCCCTTTTCCTAGTGAAATAGTGATGATACCTGCTGGATATTTGGCAAGTAAAGATGAATTAAATCTTTGGCTTTGTATTTTGTGTGGAATTTTTGGTTCTGTTCTTGGAGCTTTGATTAATTATTATATTTGTTATTTTTGGGGCAAAGATTTTGTTTTAAAATGGGGAAAGTATTTTGGAATCGATGAAAAAAAATTTTCTAAATTTGAAAGCTTTTTTAACAAACACGGAGAATTTTCAACCTTCATTTCTCGTCTTATACCCGGAATTCGTCAATACATCTCCTTGCCTGCCGGACTTGTTAAGATGAAAATTTTAAATTTCATCTTTTTTACGGCTGCTGGGAGCGGAATTTGGGTGAGCATACTTGTATGTTTAGGATATTTTATAGGAGAAAATGAAGAACTCATTAAGGATTATTTGCATCAAATTCTTATTTTTATCCTTATTTTTGTTGTATTTGCAAGTTTGGTTTATATTAAAATGAGAAAGATTTTAGATAAAGATTAA
- a CDS encoding CDP-glycerol glycerophosphotransferase family protein, translated as MKTLIFYIFYAYAMKIYHKDKDYEKAKKYYKIAEKFLPTHAKNHFKIGMCYYKLKDYYNANESFEKALKFNPNNEQWKNQLESSKSFTISIFLPQKLWWKEIIDIQALIDKKGGDFTSYFELATALKMMNRYEKAIKAYEEAIKLCKENEIISELYYDKGYCYEKLNAKAQAQLAYEKAIYFEPQEDKKKQALKYGIGVFHEEKERWKLANEAYLDKMKTSGENEGLFYRIAKTFDKLYEWQNAEIYYKKSLDFNYQLAQTHFDLGLVYERQKKYQEAVYSYEEAIKRNSDFKGLWYYRLGLCLNQIGQTQKAIESFLNMQRVESKPWGGGMMIIKNRSFNQKALYTYFYENLKLQDKTILYESFHGRLMSCNPYAIFKFLLEDERFKDFTHIWVLESSDYIKKELRKLKNLILVRKGSHLYLRYLASAKYLINNTTFPDYFIRKEGQLYLNTWHGTPIKCLGKYIKTSFMEHKNTQRNFLQSTHIINPNEFTQNVLLKDYDIADIYSGKSLISGYARNDLNFQKFDFLKTRFDIKENQKVVLYAPTYRGDFGNPDFDIKFITKLLKELSVMPFKVLFKGHHETLKMIEEYGLKVGDANDRDIDTNELLSVVDILITDYSSIAFDFMPLDKPIIYYCYDYEKYKKERGIYFDLKDIGFNYCKNTEELKTLLQDEEFLNQKNRYNHLKERFFPLEDGHSTKRIVDFFFFDIYDEKNLFKNEAQKTKLLFFAGPFLRNGILSAFKNLVHHLDPKKISINIAIDPGNISGFEERLEAFNDLKDKLFVLPKAEIFNLEPEEQWLMREDVFGMERNNEEQEKIFAKAYQREFRRLYGDAKFNAIIQYDGYQRYWTTLFAYAKGDFKKIIYAHNDMQGEFYKRFPYLRGIFYLYKRFDVILSVSEQTNEDNLKNLAQTYDIPKEKFQTAVNFVNVDEVLEKAHKPLPKEILDKYFKKDYKVFINLARLSVEKDQTSLIKAFAKFHAKFPKTILLILGDGPLKSNLQELIKKFSLNKSVFLLGFISNPFPYLLKSDFFVLSSQHEGQALVLAESMILKKPILCTSFACAKDFLGRHDEFGLVVPIGEEGLYEGLCKIFQNSLQFKEFDFKTYNENCLKRISEIYEIPKENE; from the coding sequence ATGAAAACTTTAATATTTTATATTTTTTATGCTTATGCTATGAAGATTTATCATAAAGATAAAGATTATGAAAAAGCTAAAAAATACTATAAAATAGCAGAGAAATTTTTACCCACACATGCAAAAAACCATTTTAAAATAGGAATGTGTTATTATAAACTTAAAGATTATTACAATGCAAATGAATCTTTTGAAAAAGCTTTAAAATTTAATCCAAATAATGAACAATGGAAAAATCAATTAGAATCTTCTAAAAGTTTTACAATTTCTATTTTTTTACCTCAAAAGCTTTGGTGGAAAGAAATTATAGACATTCAAGCCTTAATTGATAAAAAGGGTGGAGATTTTACTTCATATTTTGAGCTTGCTACTGCCTTGAAAATGATGAATCGTTATGAAAAAGCCATTAAGGCTTACGAAGAAGCCATTAAATTATGTAAGGAAAATGAAATAATAAGTGAGCTTTATTATGACAAAGGTTATTGTTACGAAAAATTAAATGCAAAGGCTCAAGCACAACTTGCTTATGAAAAAGCCATTTATTTTGAACCTCAAGAGGATAAGAAAAAACAAGCTTTAAAATATGGCATCGGAGTCTTTCATGAGGAAAAAGAGCGTTGGAAGCTTGCAAACGAAGCATATTTAGATAAAATGAAAACTTCAGGTGAAAATGAAGGTCTATTTTATAGGATAGCGAAGACTTTTGATAAGCTCTATGAATGGCAAAATGCTGAAATTTATTATAAAAAATCTTTAGATTTTAATTATCAACTTGCACAAACTCATTTTGATTTAGGTTTGGTTTATGAAAGACAAAAGAAATATCAAGAAGCTGTTTATTCCTATGAAGAGGCTATAAAACGAAATAGTGATTTTAAAGGTCTTTGGTATTATAGATTAGGTTTGTGTTTGAATCAAATCGGACAGACTCAAAAAGCTATCGAATCTTTTTTAAATATGCAAAGAGTCGAATCTAAACCTTGGGGGGGGGGTATGATGATTATCAAGAATCGAAGTTTTAACCAAAAAGCCCTTTACACCTATTTTTATGAAAATTTAAAATTGCAAGATAAAACCATACTTTATGAAAGTTTTCACGGCAGATTAATGTCTTGTAATCCCTATGCAATTTTTAAATTCTTACTTGAAGATGAAAGATTTAAAGATTTTACGCATATTTGGGTGTTAGAAAGCAGTGATTATATTAAAAAAGAATTAAGAAAACTCAAAAATTTAATTTTAGTTCGAAAAGGAAGTCATCTTTATTTGCGTTATCTTGCAAGTGCAAAATATCTTATCAACAATACAACTTTTCCAGATTATTTTATACGCAAGGAGGGGCAACTCTATCTAAACACTTGGCATGGAACCCCTATTAAATGTCTTGGTAAATATATCAAAACGAGTTTTATGGAACATAAAAATACCCAAAGAAATTTTCTTCAGAGCACTCACATTATAAATCCTAATGAATTCACTCAAAATGTTTTACTTAAAGATTATGATATAGCAGATATTTATAGTGGAAAATCTTTAATAAGTGGATATGCAAGAAACGATTTGAATTTTCAAAAATTCGATTTTCTTAAAACTCGTTTTGATATAAAAGAAAATCAAAAAGTTGTTTTATATGCTCCGACATATCGAGGAGATTTTGGTAATCCAGACTTTGATATAAAATTCATCACGAAACTCTTAAAAGAGCTTTCCGTAATGCCCTTTAAAGTTCTCTTTAAAGGGCATCACGAAACTCTTAAGATGATTGAAGAATATGGTTTAAAAGTCGGCGACGCAAACGATAGAGATATTGATACTAATGAGCTTTTAAGTGTAGTGGATATACTCATCACGGATTATAGTTCTATTGCTTTTGATTTTATGCCTTTAGATAAGCCTATTATTTATTATTGTTATGATTATGAAAAATATAAAAAAGAACGCGGGATTTATTTTGATTTAAAAGATATAGGTTTTAATTATTGTAAAAACACAGAAGAACTCAAGACTCTTTTACAAGATGAAGAATTTTTAAATCAAAAAAATCGTTATAATCATCTCAAAGAGAGATTTTTTCCTCTTGAAGATGGGCATTCTACAAAACGTATTGTGGATTTTTTCTTTTTTGATATTTATGATGAAAAGAATCTTTTTAAAAATGAAGCACAAAAAACGAAGCTTTTATTTTTTGCAGGACCTTTTTTACGCAACGGAATACTCTCTGCTTTTAAAAATCTTGTCCATCATTTGGATCCAAAAAAAATCAGCATCAATATTGCCATAGACCCGGGAAATATCAGTGGATTTGAAGAAAGACTTGAAGCCTTTAATGACCTTAAGGATAAGCTTTTTGTTTTACCTAAAGCAGAGATATTTAATCTTGAACCAGAAGAACAATGGTTGATGAGAGAAGATGTTTTTGGTATGGAAAGAAATAATGAAGAACAGGAGAAAATTTTTGCCAAAGCTTATCAAAGAGAATTCAGAAGACTTTATGGAGACGCAAAATTCAATGCAATCATTCAGTATGATGGCTATCAAAGGTATTGGACAACTCTTTTTGCTTATGCTAAAGGAGATTTTAAAAAAATCATTTACGCTCATAACGATATGCAAGGTGAGTTTTATAAAAGATTCCCCTATCTTAGGGGAATTTTTTATCTTTATAAAAGATTTGATGTTATTCTTAGTGTTTCAGAACAAACTAATGAAGATAATCTTAAAAATCTAGCACAGACTTATGATATCCCTAAAGAGAAATTTCAAACAGCTGTTAATTTTGTCAATGTTGATGAGGTTTTAGAAAAAGCTCACAAACCACTTCCTAAAGAAATTTTGGATAAATATTTTAAGAAAGATTATAAGGTTTTTATCAATCTTGCAAGATTGAGTGTAGAAAAGGACCAAACAAGTTTGATTAAGGCTTTTGCAAAATTTCATGCAAAATTTCCTAAAACAATTCTTTTAATCCTTGGTGATGGACCTTTAAAATCAAATTTACAAGAACTCATTAAGAAATTTTCTTTAAACAAAAGTGTGTTTTTGCTTGGTTTTATTTCCAATCCTTTTCCTTATCTTTTAAAAAGCGATTTTTTTGTCCTCTCCAGCCAGCACGAGGGGCAGGCCCTCGTGCTGGCTGAGTCGATGATTTTAAAAAAACCTATCCTTTGCACAAGCTTCGCTTGTGCAAAGGATTTTTTGGGGCGGCACGATGAGTTTGGACTTGTTGTTCCAATCGGTGAAGAAGGTTTGTATGAAGGATTGTGTAAAATTTTTCAAAATTCCCTTCAATTTAAAGAATTTGATTTTAAAACCTACAATGAAAATTGTCTTAAAAGAATTTCAGAAATTTATGAAATACCAAAAGAAAATGAATGA
- the ppk2 gene encoding polyphosphate kinase 2, translating to MKKSTLKYEKDLRDLQIELLKLQNHIKDTGKRILIVIEGRDASGKGGSIKRLTEHLNPRGCRVVALEKPSDVEKTQWYFQRYVAHLPSAGEIVIFDRSWYNRAGVEPVMGFCTPKQHRAFLKEVPFFESTLVESGIIFFKFYFSVSKKEQQKRFERRTVDPLKQHKLSPVDQESQKLWDKYTIAKYSMLLASNTADAPWVIIKSDNKKKARLNLMRHILSKFDYPNKKEGEFSKIDTEILKSGEQEILNMEDRIEKKMDIIEEEQHLMKKIDKIKKHDKDKEKDKD from the coding sequence ATGAAAAAAAGCACATTAAAATATGAAAAAGACTTAAGAGATCTTCAAATCGAGCTTTTAAAACTCCAAAATCATATCAAAGATACAGGTAAGCGAATTTTGATTGTCATTGAAGGACGCGATGCTTCGGGTAAGGGTGGTTCGATTAAAAGGCTTACAGAGCATTTAAATCCTAGAGGCTGTCGTGTTGTAGCCCTTGAAAAACCAAGTGATGTTGAAAAAACACAATGGTATTTTCAACGTTACGTAGCACATTTGCCTTCAGCCGGTGAGATTGTAATCTTTGATAGGTCGTGGTATAATAGAGCAGGAGTTGAGCCTGTTATGGGTTTTTGCACTCCAAAACAGCACAGAGCCTTTTTAAAAGAAGTGCCATTTTTTGAAAGCACTCTCGTTGAAAGTGGAATCATATTTTTTAAATTTTATTTTTCTGTTTCTAAAAAAGAGCAACAAAAAAGATTTGAAAGAAGAACTGTCGATCCTTTAAAACAGCACAAACTTTCGCCTGTGGATCAAGAATCTCAAAAATTATGGGATAAATATACGATTGCAAAATATTCTATGCTTTTAGCTTCAAATACAGCAGATGCTCCTTGGGTCATCATCAAATCAGACAATAAAAAGAAAGCAAGGCTTAATTTAATGCGTCATATTCTTTCAAAATTTGACTATCCTAACAAAAAAGAAGGAGAATTCAGCAAAATTGATACAGAAATATTAAAAAGCGGAGAACAAGAGATTTTAAATATGGAAGATAGAATTGAGAAAAAAATGGATATCATTGAAGAGGAACAACACCTTATGAAAAAAATCGATAAAATCAAAAAACATGACAAAGATAAAGAAAAAGATAAAGATTAA
- the dsbD gene encoding protein-disulfide reductase DsbD — MRFICLLFFFITLNFAKVLSLDEAFKLNTYSDDKAIFLELKIADEIYLYDDKIKILLNNQDLSPLINHQEPVLKQNERVHYNELKLILPHSLIEQYSKDKNFLEFDYQGCSNEGFCYQPQKVNFKLEKKAGIYTLQMVKKNDVIKTQNSQENIIANFLAKENLIVILLSFFGYGLLLSLTPCSLPMIPILSSLILAKNQNKNSKKYNLFLSFIYVFFMSLAYAIAGVIASYLGTSLQGYLQKTWILVLFALIFIVFALAMFEVINFQLPLKFQNFISQKSNQGKGILSIAMMGFLSALIIGPCIAAPLAGALLYIADSKDILLGATALFIMSFGMGIPLLFVGFGIGFLKPGIWMQKIKFLFGFIMLAMAIWILSRILEARIILCVYGILGVFFSVFMGIFERALSVLEKMKKALLILLLSYSLCLFLGGLFGAKEFLNPLNFSSQIQEKSGLTFITLSNLNELEQEIKQSNQKIMLDFTASWCENCKFLDEITFKDEKVIAELKNYKLIKVDLTQNDENQREIMKKFQVFAPPVLIFLDKDKEMIRFTGFIGAKELLERLVSFH, encoded by the coding sequence ATGCGGTTTATTTGTTTATTATTTTTTTTTATAACTTTAAATTTTGCAAAGGTTTTAAGTTTAGATGAAGCCTTTAAATTAAACACTTATAGTGATGATAAAGCCATTTTTTTAGAGCTTAAGATTGCAGATGAAATTTATCTTTATGATGATAAGATTAAAATTTTACTCAACAATCAAGATTTAAGCCCTTTAATCAATCATCAAGAGCCTGTTTTAAAGCAAAATGAAAGAGTGCATTATAATGAATTAAAGCTCATCTTACCTCATTCTCTTATAGAGCAATATTCTAAAGATAAAAATTTTTTAGAATTTGATTATCAAGGTTGTTCGAATGAAGGCTTTTGTTATCAGCCTCAAAAAGTTAATTTTAAACTCGAAAAGAAAGCAGGAATTTATACTCTTCAAATGGTAAAAAAAAATGATGTTATAAAAACTCAAAATTCTCAAGAAAATATCATCGCAAATTTTTTAGCTAAAGAAAATTTAATAGTGATTTTATTAAGTTTTTTTGGTTATGGTTTATTGCTTTCTCTTACACCTTGCTCTTTGCCGATGATTCCGATTTTATCCTCTCTCATTCTTGCAAAAAATCAAAATAAAAATTCCAAAAAATACAATCTTTTTCTTTCTTTCATTTATGTTTTTTTTATGTCCTTAGCCTATGCAATTGCTGGAGTGATTGCGAGTTATTTGGGCACGAGTTTGCAAGGATATTTACAAAAAACTTGGATTTTAGTACTTTTTGCTTTAATTTTCATTGTCTTTGCTTTAGCAATGTTTGAAGTGATTAATTTTCAACTTCCTTTGAAATTTCAAAATTTCATCTCTCAAAAAAGCAATCAAGGCAAAGGAATTTTAAGCATAGCTATGATGGGCTTTCTCTCTGCTTTAATCATAGGACCTTGCATTGCTGCTCCTTTGGCTGGAGCCTTGCTTTATATAGCAGATTCAAAAGATATTTTACTTGGAGCAACGGCACTTTTTATCATGAGCTTTGGAATGGGAATTCCTTTATTGTTTGTAGGTTTTGGGATAGGTTTTTTAAAACCGGGAATTTGGATGCAAAAGATTAAATTTCTTTTTGGATTTATCATGTTAGCAATGGCAATTTGGATACTTTCGCGTATCTTAGAAGCAAGAATTATTCTTTGTGTCTATGGGATACTTGGGGTATTTTTTAGCGTATTTATGGGAATTTTTGAAAGGGCTTTGAGTGTTTTAGAAAAGATGAAAAAGGCTCTTTTGATTTTGCTTTTATCCTATTCTCTTTGTTTATTTTTAGGAGGACTTTTTGGAGCAAAAGAATTTTTAAATCCTTTAAATTTTTCTTCTCAAATACAAGAAAAATCGGGCTTAACTTTCATAACTCTTTCAAATTTAAATGAACTTGAACAAGAAATTAAGCAAAGCAATCAAAAAATAATGCTAGATTTTACCGCCTCTTGGTGTGAAAATTGCAAATTTTTGGATGAAATCACCTTTAAAGATGAAAAAGTGATTGCTGAACTTAAAAATTACAAACTCATTAAAGTGGATTTAACTCAAAATGACGAAAATCAAAGAGAAATAATGAAAAAATTTCAAGTCTTCGCTCCTCCTGTATTAATCTTTTTAGATAAAGATAAAGAAATGATAAGATTTACGGGATTTATAGGAGCGAAAGAACTTTTAGAGCGATTAGTGTCTTTTCATTAA
- a CDS encoding class I SAM-dependent methyltransferase — protein sequence MQKLVENVWDYTKHAKFYEFRPNYAPKTIDMLITLVGGGNRETPLKVADIGAGTGNLSIMLLERACKVTSVEPNDAMRELGIERTKGQDIKWVRATGLNSTLESGSFDWVSFGSSFNVMDRNEALEETHRLLKKDGYFSCMWNHRDLNDEIQKIAEETIVEFVPNYNRGVRREDQRPIIESRKDLFDNIVYIEEDFYFHQTSQNYILAWKSVKNPYWDLETKEGAELFEQISKKIQARIPKEFDIKYTTRCWSAKKI from the coding sequence ATGCAAAAACTAGTTGAAAATGTTTGGGATTATACCAAACACGCGAAATTTTATGAATTTAGACCAAATTATGCTCCTAAAACAATTGATATGCTCATCACTTTAGTGGGGGGGGGGAATCGCGAAACTCCGCTTAAGGTAGCAGACATTGGAGCTGGAACAGGAAATTTAAGTATAATGCTTTTAGAAAGAGCTTGCAAGGTTACTTCAGTTGAACCAAATGATGCGATGAGAGAGCTTGGCATAGAGAGGACAAAGGGACAAGATATAAAATGGGTCAGAGCCACAGGCTTAAATTCCACGCTTGAAAGCGGGAGTTTTGACTGGGTGAGTTTTGGTTCGAGTTTTAATGTCATGGATAGAAATGAAGCCTTAGAAGAAACGCATCGTTTGCTTAAAAAAGACGGGTATTTTTCTTGTATGTGGAATCATAGGGATTTGAATGATGAAATTCAAAAAATTGCTGAAGAAACTATAGTGGAATTTGTTCCAAATTACAACAGAGGCGTTCGAAGAGAGGACCAAAGACCTATCATAGAATCAAGAAAAGATCTTTTTGATAACATTGTCTATATAGAAGAAGATTTTTATTTTCATCAAACTTCGCAAAATTATATCCTTGCTTGGAAAAGCGTGAAAAATCCTTACTGGGACTTAGAGACCAAAGAGGGTGCAGAGCTTTTTGAGCAAATAAGTAAAAAAATTCAAGCAAGAATTCCAAAAGAATTTGACATAAAATACACAACACGTTGCTGGAGTGCAAAAAAAATCTAA